Proteins co-encoded in one Euleptes europaea isolate rEulEur1 chromosome 1, rEulEur1.hap1, whole genome shotgun sequence genomic window:
- the CDKN2AIPNL gene encoding CDKN2AIP N-terminal-like protein, which yields MVRGNDELVDDFPERFRSYSENEKHWQARRTFILRNVPPEDGAELSPLRVDQLLSLSMVWANHLFMGCSYNKDLLDKVTEMAEGIEVEDAPHFTTRDEIMKKNQH from the exons ATGGTGCGGGGCAACGATGAGCTGGTCGATGATTTCCCCGAGCGGTTCCGCTCCTACTCGGAGAACGAAAAGCACTGGCAGGCGCGGCGCACCTTTATCCTGCGCAACGTCCCCCCGGAGGACGGGGCGGAGCTCTCTCCGCTGCGTGTGGACCAGCTGCTCTCGCTCTCTATGGTCTGGGCCAATCACCTCTTCATGGGATGCAG ctACAACAAAGATCTCTTGGACAAAGTAACAGAAATGGCTGAAGGGATTGAAGTTGAAGATGCCCCACATTTTACAACCCGTGATGAAATAATGAAAAAG aatcaaCACTAG